A genomic region of Caulobacter sp. NIBR2454 contains the following coding sequences:
- a CDS encoding SGNH/GDSL hydrolase family protein: MAQARTDGSAPKWIASWGTAQQLAPSGPPPFARSGPPPAGTASAPRPASPSPMLPFPPTLSDQTVRMIVRTSVGGGQLRLEFSNASGGPAVTFGSVHAALAAADSAIVPQSDRVVTFSGSKNLTLFPGARAVSDPIDLAAPALSRIAVSIHLPQETPVNTAHALGLNPAYIAKGDVTGAGKIEDAQVARSYFWLTGLEVLSDAPDPGVIVALGDSITDGYATTPGAFAAWPDLLAARLQADPATARWGVVNAGISGNRILRAGAGEAAVARFDEDVLARPGVKWVLLLEGINDINMSIMPIIPDSEDVTADQIIAGISQLIDRAHQHGLKIAGGTILPTKGLAFYTEAGERMRQDINAWIRTSGRFDAVIDFDAAVRDPSDPSRLRPDFNPGDHVHPNDAGNRAMVEAIRLELFR, from the coding sequence ATGGCCCAAGCAAGGACCGACGGCTCCGCGCCCAAATGGATCGCCAGCTGGGGCACGGCCCAACAGCTCGCCCCGTCAGGCCCGCCGCCCTTCGCTCGTTCTGGTCCGCCGCCCGCTGGGACCGCGAGCGCGCCACGCCCAGCGTCGCCCTCGCCCATGCTGCCCTTCCCGCCCACGCTTTCGGATCAGACGGTGCGGATGATCGTGCGCACCTCCGTGGGCGGCGGGCAGCTGCGCCTTGAGTTCAGCAACGCCTCGGGCGGACCCGCCGTCACCTTCGGGTCGGTCCATGCCGCCCTGGCCGCAGCAGACTCCGCCATCGTTCCGCAAAGTGATCGCGTGGTGACGTTCAGCGGCTCAAAGAACCTCACGCTCTTTCCCGGCGCACGGGCGGTTAGCGACCCTATCGATCTGGCCGCCCCCGCCCTCAGCCGCATCGCCGTCTCCATCCATCTGCCGCAAGAGACCCCGGTGAATACGGCCCATGCCCTGGGGCTCAACCCCGCCTACATCGCCAAGGGCGACGTGACCGGAGCGGGCAAGATCGAGGACGCGCAGGTCGCCCGATCATACTTTTGGCTGACAGGTCTGGAGGTTCTCAGCGACGCTCCCGATCCGGGCGTGATCGTGGCGCTGGGCGACTCCATCACCGACGGCTACGCCACCACGCCGGGCGCCTTCGCGGCCTGGCCGGACCTTTTGGCCGCGCGACTGCAGGCCGATCCGGCGACCGCGCGATGGGGTGTCGTCAACGCCGGCATCTCGGGCAACCGCATCCTGCGCGCTGGGGCCGGAGAAGCGGCCGTGGCGCGCTTCGACGAGGACGTGCTGGCGCGCCCTGGGGTCAAATGGGTCCTGCTGCTGGAAGGGATCAACGACATCAACATGTCGATCATGCCAATCATCCCCGACAGCGAAGACGTCACCGCCGACCAGATCATCGCCGGCATCAGCCAACTGATCGATCGGGCCCATCAGCATGGCCTGAAAATCGCCGGCGGCACGATCCTGCCCACCAAGGGCCTAGCCTTCTACACCGAGGCGGGCGAGCGCATGCGTCAGGACATCAATGCGTGGATCCGCACTAGCGGACGCTTTGATGCGGTCATCGATTTCGATGCAGCCGTCCGTGACCCCAGCGATCCGTCACGCCTGCGCCCCGACTTCAACCCTGGCGACCACGTCCATCCCAACGACGCCGGCAATCGGGCCATGGTCGAGGCGATCAGGTTGGAGCTGTTCCGATAG
- a CDS encoding HvfC/BufC N-terminal domain-containing protein — MTLAALQTDFRAWLVDGSDVAADRLGAGPGLLVYQNNYRAQLVGALQESLPLTLAWIGEEAFVGAAVAYIDRQPPSAWTLDAYAPGFAQSLVGHFPGDPEVADLAWIETALGEAFVARDAKPLALQSLEGIDWERARLRLCPSLRMRAVTTNALDIWTALSEHTAPPPASTLEQTARIIVWRRDFKCVVRGVDEAQGQAFDQLQADPSFAALCEFLVFRHGPAEGPTIAGALLATLLQSGMLAQVEVGCDASAP, encoded by the coding sequence ATGACGCTCGCGGCGCTTCAAACCGATTTTCGAGCCTGGCTCGTGGACGGGTCGGACGTGGCCGCCGATCGCCTGGGGGCGGGGCCGGGGTTGCTGGTCTATCAGAACAACTACCGCGCACAGTTGGTCGGGGCGTTGCAGGAGTCCTTGCCGCTCACCCTGGCCTGGATTGGCGAGGAGGCCTTCGTGGGCGCCGCCGTCGCCTATATCGACCGCCAGCCGCCCAGCGCCTGGACGCTCGACGCCTATGCGCCTGGCTTTGCTCAAAGCCTTGTCGGCCATTTTCCCGGCGACCCTGAGGTGGCTGATCTGGCCTGGATCGAGACCGCCCTTGGCGAGGCGTTCGTCGCCAGGGACGCCAAACCGCTCGCGCTACAGTCGCTCGAAGGGATTGATTGGGAGAGGGCGCGGCTGCGGCTTTGTCCATCCTTACGGATGAGAGCGGTCACCACCAACGCCCTGGATATTTGGACCGCCCTGTCAGAGCACACAGCGCCGCCCCCCGCATCCACGCTGGAGCAGACCGCGCGGATCATCGTCTGGCGGCGGGATTTCAAATGCGTCGTTCGGGGCGTCGACGAAGCACAAGGACAGGCCTTCGACCAACTACAAGCCGATCCATCATTCGCCGCGCTTTGCGAGTTTCTTGTGTTCAGACACGGGCCCGCGGAGGGGCCCACGATCGCGGGGGCTTTGCTGGCCACCTTGCTGCAATCTGGGATGCTGGCCCAGGTCGAGGTTGGTTGCGATGCGAGCGCGCCCTGA
- the bufB gene encoding MNIO family bufferin maturase: MTPSSNPPFSGYGLGLRKEHYSLVLQGQARLDFVEVISENFMVDGGQPRHILRQVREQLPVALHGVSMSIGSADGLDRDYLARLRALVDEIDPLFVSDHLSWSRIGAFNSHDLLPLPYTSETLDIVCANIDLAQDVLGRRLLVENPSSYVAFAQDAMSEWSFLGAVCERTGCELLLDVNNVYVSAQNHGQDALAYLEGLPADRVRQIHLAGHSQGRDLLIDTHDTAVCAAVWRLYEHAVALVGRVATMIERDDAIPPLEELLDELDVARAIGERVATARRQAAA; this comes from the coding sequence ATGACGCCGTCTTCAAATCCGCCGTTCAGCGGCTACGGCCTTGGCCTGCGCAAGGAGCACTACAGCCTGGTCCTGCAGGGCCAGGCGCGGCTCGACTTCGTCGAGGTGATTTCCGAGAACTTCATGGTCGACGGCGGCCAGCCGCGTCACATCCTTCGCCAGGTGCGTGAGCAGCTTCCCGTCGCCTTGCATGGGGTGTCTATGTCCATCGGATCAGCCGACGGCCTTGATCGCGACTATCTGGCTCGGCTCAGAGCCCTGGTCGATGAGATCGATCCCCTGTTTGTCTCTGATCATCTCAGCTGGTCGCGGATAGGGGCTTTCAATTCGCACGATCTTCTGCCGCTGCCCTATACGAGCGAGACTCTCGACATCGTCTGCGCCAATATTGACCTGGCGCAGGATGTCCTTGGCCGCCGTCTGCTGGTGGAGAACCCGTCCAGCTATGTGGCCTTCGCCCAGGATGCGATGAGCGAGTGGTCCTTCCTGGGAGCGGTGTGCGAGCGGACGGGCTGTGAGCTGCTTTTGGACGTCAACAACGTCTATGTCAGCGCTCAGAACCACGGCCAGGACGCGCTCGCTTACCTGGAAGGGCTTCCCGCCGATCGCGTGCGCCAGATTCACCTGGCCGGACACAGCCAGGGACGCGACCTGCTGATCGACACCCACGACACCGCTGTCTGCGCCGCTGTATGGCGCCTTTACGAACACGCCGTCGCTCTTGTCGGTCGCGTCGCCACCATGATCGAGCGCGACGACGCCATTCCGCCGCTGGAGGAACTCCTCGATGAATTGGATGTCGCTCGCGCTATCGGCGAGCGCGTGGCGACCGCGCGACGCCAGGCCGCCGCATGA
- the bufA2 gene encoding BufA2 family periplasmic bufferin-type metallophore yields the protein MTPTKSVSLSVAAAAAFMALAATAAPASAQAPQGSAKLEHCYGVNTCKGTSDCKTAKSECRGQNNCKGEGFKAMTKDACVAAGGSLTAPK from the coding sequence ATGACCCCCACCAAGTCCGTCAGCCTCAGCGTCGCAGCCGCTGCCGCCTTTATGGCCCTGGCCGCAACCGCCGCGCCCGCCTCGGCCCAGGCCCCCCAAGGCTCGGCCAAGCTTGAGCACTGCTATGGCGTCAACACCTGCAAGGGCACGAGCGACTGCAAAACCGCCAAGAGCGAATGCCGTGGCCAGAACAACTGCAAGGGCGAGGGCTTCAAGGCCATGACCAAGGACGCCTGCGTCGCCGCCGGCGGCAGCCTCACCGCGCCCAAATAG